In the genome of Campylobacter helveticus, the window TTGGCTTGGAATTTGTGCGTGTGATGCCGCTTTTAGTGTGGCTTTTCATTGTGTATTTTGGCTTTTCAAGGTGGCTTGGACTTGATTTAAGTAGCGTAGCAGCGGCGATTATCGTTTTTAGCATTTGGGGGAGTTTTGAAATGATGGATTTAGTGAGAAGTTCCCTACAAAGCATACCAAAACATCAATACGAATCCGCCGCTGCACTAGGTTTAAATCCTCTACAAACTTATATTTTTATCATCATTCCGCAAGCCTTAAGAAGACTTACGCCTCTTAGTATGAATTTACTTACGCGTATGATAAAAAGCACAACTTTTGCTTATTTAATCGGTGCGGTTGAGCTTGTCAAAGTAGGACAGCAAATCATAGAATTTCATAATCAAAATGATTTTGCGCCCTTTGTGATTTATGGATTAATTTTTATGCTTTATTTTGTGATTTGTTATCCTGTGTCGTTGTATGCTAGTAGGCTGGAAAAAAGGTGGAATTAAGATGAGTATATTAAAGATAGAAAATTTAGTGAAATTTTATGGCTCACATAGGGCTTTAAATCATATCAATTTAGAAGTTAAACAAAAAGAAGTTGTTGTTATTTTAGGACCAAGTGGCTGTGGGAAATCGACCCTACTTCGTTGCATTAATGGACTTGAGGAGATTGCCTCTGGGGCGATTTACATTGATGGGGAGAAAATTACTAAAGATTATAAGCACTGGACAAAAATACGACAAAAAGTGGGTATGGTGTTTCAATCTTACGAGCTTTTTGAGCATTTAAGTGTGAAAGAAAACATACTTTTAGGACCTTTAAAAGTGCAAAAGAGAGATAAGGAAGAGGTTTTAAATGAGGCTAAAATTTGGCTTGAAAAAGTGGGACTTTTACACAAACTTGAGGCGTATCCAAGGGAGCTTAGTGGGGGACAAAAGCAACGCATCGCCATAGTGAGAAGCCTTTGTATGAATCCTATGCTAATGCTTTTTGATGAAGTTACGGCGGCTTTGGACCCGGAGATTGTGAGGGAGGTTTTAGAGGTAATGCTTAATCTTGCTAAAGAGGGTATGACTATGCTTATTGTTACGCACGAAATGGGCTTTGCTAAGGCTGTGGCAGATAAAATCGTCTTTATGGATAATGGCGAGATAGTCGAAATTTCTAAGCCCGAAGAATTTTTTCAAAGCCCAAAAACCCAGAGAGCGAAGAAATTTTTAAATCTTTTTGATTTTCATCAATGATTTTGTAAGGGAAAGTATGAAAATTTTTATTATCAATTTAAAAAGAAGTTTGGAGCGTAAAAAGCTTATGCAAAAACAAATAGAAAGATTTTTTGAAAATTATCCAAATTTAAAAGATGAGATAAGCTTTGAATTTTTTGAAGCCATAGATGCGAAAATAAAAGAAAATATGGAAAAATTTACCTCTTATTTTCCTAAATTTCGTTCTCTTGCTTTTTGTGGTAGAGGGGGTTGTGGCATTTTAGATACTGAACTTGCTTGCTTTGCAAGTCATCTTAGCCTATGGCAAAAATGTGTAGAGCTTAATGAGGCGGTCTTGATTTTAGAAGATGATTTTTATTTTGAGGGGGGGGGGGACTTCGCCGAATTTCTTAACTTTTTAAAAGAGACCCCTTATGAATTTGTAAAGGTTAAATTCCGCAATTACGGCTATAAGCACATTAAGGATAAACTTTATCTTTGTGAAAAAAGATTTTCTTTTGGTGCTTTTGCCTATTATATCAAACCTAGTGCCGCATTAAAATGGCTTGATAATTTAAAAAAGATGTATTATCCCATAGATTTTTATACAGATATGTTTTATATCCACAAGGTTATGAGTTATATTTGGGTCGATGAGAACTTTAAGCTTAAAATACCAGAAAATGAGCAAAGCGTCATCGGCTCTCAAGTTAAAAGTCCATTTTTCTTTATAGCTAAATTAGCAAGACCTTTTTGGAAGCTTTATTGGCATTTGCGTTTTTATGTTTTTTTCTTAATGAAGTCTTTAAAATCATAAAATTTAAGATTGCCTTTTCTAGTTCTTGACAAAAATTTTTTTTTAAGGTAGAATTGCAACTTTTATTCGCTGGTTTAGCTCAGTTGGTAGAGCAGCTGCCTTGTAAGCAGCAGGTCGGGGGTTCAAGTCCCTTAACCAGCTCCATTGAATTTTAGCAGTGTTTGACCAGATATCGTTTTTAGCGTTATTTTTTAGGTGAGTTACTCAAGTGGCCAACGAGGGCAGACTGTAAATCTGCTGGCTTTGCCTTCCGTGGTTCGAATCCACGACTCACCACCATAGCTTTGCGGGAGTAGCTCAGTTGGCTAGAGCATCAGCCTTCCAAGCTGAGGGTCGCGGGTTCGAGTCCCGTTTCCCGCTCCAAAGTTTGACTGGGAGCTGTATTTATGATACTTACAGAATTTCCCTATTGAAGAGTTTTTAGTTGTCTATTTATGTGTAAATTTTTCTGAGCGCTCGTATGGCTCAGAGGTAGAGCACTCCCTTGGTAAGGGAGAGGTCGCGGGTTCAATTCCCGCTATGAGCTCCATAATTTGAAAAAATTTAGATAAATTTAGACTTGCTTTTGCTTATTTAATTTTTATACGGAGGAATAAAATGGCTAAAGAAAAATTTTCTCGTAACAAGCCACATGTGAATATAGGAACCATCGGTCACGTAGACCACGGTAAAACTACTCTAACAGCTGCTATTTCTGCTGTTTTATCAAGAAGAGGTTTGGCAGAGCTTAAGGACTATGATAATATCGACAATGCTCCTGAAGAAAAAGAGCGTGGTATTACCATTGCAACTTCTCACATCGAGTATGAGACAGAAAATCGCCACTATGCACATGTGGATTGTCCTGGACACGCCGACTATGTTAAAAATATGATTACAGGTGCTGCGCAAATGGACGGAGCGATTTTGGTTGTTTCTGCTGCAGATGGTCCTATGCCACAAACTAGAGAGCACATTTTGCTTTCTCGTCAGGTAGGTGTTCCTTATATCGTTGTTTTTATGAACAAGGCTGATATGGTTGATGATGCTGAGCTTTTAGAGTTGGTTGAAATGGAAATTAGAGAGTTATTAAGCTCGTATGATTTCCCAGGCGATGATACTCCTATCGTTTCAGGTTCTGCTCTTCAAGCTTTAGAAGAAGCTAAGGCTGGACAAGATGGCGAGTGGTCAGCTAAGATTCTTGAGCTTATGAAAGCAGTAGATGAGTATATCCCAACTCCTGTGCGTGATACTGAAAAAGATTTCCTAATGCCAATTGAAGATGTTTTTTCAATTTCTGGTCGTGGAACCGTTGTAACAGGTAGGATTGAAAAAGGTGTAGTAAAAGTAGGCGATACTATCGAAATCGTAGGTATTAAAGATACTCAAACTACAACTGTAACTGGTGTTGAAATGTTTAGAAAAGAAATGGACCAAGGTGAAGCTGGTGATAATGTCGGTGTGCTTTTAAGAGGAACTAAAAAAGAAGATGTTCTTCGTGGTATGGTTCTTGCTAAACCTAAGTCTATCACTCCACATACAGATTTTGAGGCAGAGGTTTATATCTTAAATAAAGATGAGGGTGGTCGCCATACTCCATTCTTTAATAACTATCGCCCACAATTTTATGTAAGAACAACTGATGTTACAGGTTCTATTAAATTGGCTGATGGTGTTGAAATGGTTATGCCGGGTGAGAATGTAAGAATTACTGTTAGTCTTATCGCTCCAGTAGCTCTTGAAGAAGGAACTCGTTTTGCTATCCGTGAAGGTGGTAAGACTGTAGGTTCTGGTGTTGTTTCTAAAATTATTAAATAAATTTAAAGAAGCCAAGCATTTTTAGCTTGGCTTTGATTTTAAGGAAAGTTAGATGAGAGTTAAAGTTGGTTTAAAGTGTGAAGAATGTGGAGATATTAATTACAGCACTTATAAAAATAGCAAAAATACTACGGAAAAATTAGAGCTTAAGAAATATTGTCCAAGATTAAAAAAACACACACTTCATAAAGAAGTTAAGCTAAAAAGTTAAGCTTGTCCTTAGGGCAATAGCTCCAACGGTAGAGCGCCGGATTCCAAATCCGATGGTTGGGGGTTCGAATCCCTCTTGCCCTGCCATAATGAGGTTTTGTAATGGAAAAATTAGTAACTTATTTTAAATTATCAAAAGCTGAATTAAGGAAAGTGATTTTTCCTTTAAAAGAACAAGTAAGGAATGCCTATATTACCGTGTTTATCGTGGTAGCTGTGGTTTCTTTATTTTTAGCATTAGTGGATTGGATTATGTCTTCTATTGTTTCTTCCATAGTGTGAGGTGGATAATGAGCGAACATAAATGGTATGCAATCCAAACTTATGCAGGTAGTGAAATGGCTGTCAAAAAAGCCATTGAAAATTTAGTTAAAGATAATAAAATCGAGGAGCGATTAAAAGAAATTGTCGTTCCAACTGAAGATGTGATTGAATTTAAAAATGGTAAGGAAAAAATTAGCGAAAGAAGTTTGTATTCTGGTTATGTTTTTGCAAATTTGGACCTAGATACAGAGCTTTGGCATCGCATTCAGTCTTTACCAAAAGTGGGGCGTTTTATAGGCGAGTCCAAAAAACCCACGCCTTTAAGTGAGAAGGATATTAGTTTAATTTTAGAAAAAGCTTATAATAAAGCTGCTCCTAAACCTAAAATTTCTTTTGAAGAGGGAGAAAATGTAAGGATTACGGAGGGACCTTTTGCGAATTTCACAGGTATAGTGGAGGAGTATGATATGGTTCGTGGTTTATTGAAGCTTAATGTTTCTATTTTTGGGCGTTCGACACCAGTAGAAATTTTGTATTCTCAAGTTGAGAAAGTCATTTAAATTTTTTTAAAGGAGATTGGTTATGGCTAAAAAGGTCGTAGGCGAAATTAAATTGCAAATCGCTGCTACAAAAGCGAATCCATCACCTCCTGTTGGTCCAGCTTTAGGTCAGCAAGGTGTTAATATTATGGAATTTTGTAAAGCTTTTAACGAAAGAACAAAGGATATGGCAGGTTTTAATATCCCTGTTGTAATTACAGTTTATGCAGATAAAAGCTTTACTTTTATTACTAAACAGCCTCCTGCTACGGATTTGATTAAAAAAGCAGCGGGTATTAGTAAAGGTGCGGACAACCCACTTAAAAATAAGGTTGGTAAGCTAACTCGTGCGCAAGTTTTGGATATAGTAGATAAAAAACTTGCGGATTTGAACACTAAAGATAGAGACCAAGCTGCTAAGATTATTGCGGGTTCGGCTCGTTCTATGGGTGTTGAAATCGTAGATTGATAAATCCTTACCGCTGGGATTAAGGCGGTAGCACTTTAAATGCGGAGAAAATAATGGCGAAAATTACAAAAAGATTAAAAGAATTAACGAAAAAGATTGATTCTGAAAAAAATTATGTTTTAAATGAAGCGGTAGATGCTGTAAAAACTCTTGCTTCAGCTAAATTTGATGAGACAGTTGAGATTGCTTTAAAGCTTAATGTTGACCCAAGACACGCTGACCAAATGGTGCGTGGTTCGGTAGTTTTACCTGCTGGAACGGGTAAGAAAGTCCGTGTGGCTGTGATTGCTAAAGATGCAAAAGCTGATGAAGCGCAAGCTGCTGGAGCGGATATAGTAGGAAGCGATGATTTGGTGGAAGAAATTCAAAAGGGTAATATGAATTTCGATGTGTTAATTGCAACACCAAATTTAATGGGACTTGTGGGTAAAGTTGGTAGAATTTTAGGACCTAAGGGTTTAATGCCAAATCCTAAAACAGGCACGGTAACTATGGATGTGGCACAAGCTGTGCATAATGCAAAAAGCGGACAGGTAAATTTCCGCGTTGATAAGCAAGGAAATATCCACGCAGGACTTGGAAAAGTAAGCTTTACAAAAGAAAAACTTTTGGAAAATATTAGCACCTTTGTTAAGGCGATTAATAAGCATAAACCAGATGCTGCAAAGGGAAGATATATTAAAAACGCTGCACTTTCTTTAACGATGAGTCCTTCGGTTAAACTTGATGTGCAAGAGCTTTTAGATATGAAATAAGAGTTGCAAATGCAACTCTTATAAATAAACATTTGAGAGAATTTTTTTCTTTGAGATGTTTATTTTAGATTGAAGATAGCCGAGGTCTTTGGACTTAAATGAGAAATCGCTCTGCTTGAAATCTCAATCGGAAAGGAGAAGATGTGACTAGAAGCGAGAAAGTAGAAGTTATCGCTAAGCTTGAAGAGGGTTTTAAAGCAAGTGAAGCCATTGTGGTATGTAACTACAAGGGACTTAGCACAAAAAAACTTGAAGAGCTTAGAAATAATGCAAGAGAAAATGGTGTTGAAGTTAAAATCATTAAAAACACTTTGGCTAACATTGCTCTCAATAATTCCGGTAAAACAGGTTTAGTTCTTAAAGATACAAACATTTATCTTTGGGGCGAAGACCAGTTGAGCGTAACTAAAGTCGCGGCAAAATTTGAAGAAAATAATGATTTGTTTCAAATTAAAACCGCCTTTATTGATGGCGAAGTTGCAGATGTCGCTAAGGTTAAAGCTTTGGCTAAAATGCCTTCACGCAATGAGTTGCTTGCTATGCTTTTGCAAGTTTGGAATGCGCCGATTACCAATTTTACCATTGGTTTAAATGCGTTAAAAAATAAAAAAGAAACAGAAAATTAATAAAAGGATTAAAAATGGCAATTTCTAAAGAAGATGTATTAGAATATATTTCAAATTTAAGCGTTCTTGAGTTATCAGAACTTGTAAAAGAATTTGAAGAAAAATTTGGTGTTTCAGCAGCTCCTGTGATGGTAGCTGGTGGTGCTGTTGCTGGTGGTGCTGTTGCTGCGGCTGAAGAAAAAACTGAATTTGATATCGTTTTAACTGATAGTGGTGCGAAGAAAATTGAGGTTATTAAAATTGTTCGTGCTCTTACAGGTCTTGGACTTAAAGAGGCAAAAGATGCAGTTGAGCAAACTCCTTCGACTTTAAAAGAGGGTGTTGCTAAAGCAGATGCTGAAGAGGCTAAAAAACAACTCGAAGAAGCTGGTGCTAAGGTAGAGTTAAAATAAGCTTTAATGTTTAAGGGAATTGATTGCAAATTCCCTTTTTTACCTAAATTTTTTAGGTCTTCTTTTTAAATTTACAAATTTACCAATGAGGTATAGATATATGTTAAATAATAAATTAGGAAATCGTTTTAGGGTAGATTTCTCCAATATTTCCAAACAAATTGAAATTCCAAATCTTCTTCAATTACAAAAAGCAAGTTTTGATTATTTTTTAAATCTTAGTGATACAAAAAGCGAAAGCGGTATAGAGAAAGTGTTTAAATCCATTTTTCCTATCCACGACCCACAAAATAGACTTTCATTAGAATATGTAAGTAGTGAAATAGGTAAGCCAAAATATACCATAAGAGAATGTATGGAAAGAGGGCTAACTTATTCGGTAAATTTGAAAATGAAAATTCGTCTTACTCTTCACGAAAAAGATGAAAAAACAGGTGAAAAAGTTGGCATTAAGGATATTAAAGAACAAGAGATTTTTATACGCGAAATTCCTTTAATGACAGATAGAGTTTCTTTTATCATTAATGGTGTTGAAAGAGTTGTGGTTAATCAGCTTCATAGAAGTCCGGGTGTTATTTTCAAAGAGGAAGAAAGCTCCACGGTGGCAAATAAGCTTGTTTATACTGCTCAAATCATTCCAGATAGAGGCTCGTGGTTATATTTTGAGTATGATGCCAAAGATGTGCTATATGTTAGGATAAATAAAAGAAGAAAAGTGCCTATAACTATGCTTTTTAGGGCTTTAGGATATAAAAAACAAGATATTATAAAATTATTTTATCCTATCCAAACCATTCATGTGAAAAAAGATAAATTTTTAACGGAATTTAACCCAAATGATTTTGTTGATAGAGTAGAATATGACATAAAAGATGAAAAAGGCAAGGTTGTTCATCCAGCTGGTAAAAGATTAACAAAAAAGAAAATTGAACAGCTTGTTAAAGATGGATTAAAATGGGTGGAATACCCTTTAGAAGTTCTTATAAATAGATATTTGGCAAGTCCTATTATCGATAAGCAAAGTGGAGAGGTGATTTTTGACTCTTTGACTTTGATTGATGAGGGTAAGCTGACTAAAATCAAAGAGCAAAAAAGTTTTGATATAGCAAATGATTTAGCTAATGGCGTGGATGCGGCGATTATTAATTCTTTTATGCAAGATAGTGAAACTCTAAAATTACTTAAGCAAAGCGAAAATTTAGAAGATGAAAACGATTTGGCGGCGATTAGAATTTATAAGGTTATGCGTCCGGGTGAGCCTGTGGTTAAAGATGCGGCTAAGGCTTTTGTAAATGATTTATTTTTTAATCCAGAAAGATATGATTTGACTAAAGTTGGTCGTATGAAGATGAATCATAAATTGGCCCTTGATGTGCCTGAGTATATTACTGTTTTAACAAATGAGGATATCATAAAAACTGCAAAATATCTTATAAAAGTTAAAAATGGTAAAGGATATATTGATGATAGAGACCATTTGGGTAATCGTCGTATCCGCTCTATCGGTGAACTTTTGGCTAATGAGCTTCATTTAGGACTGACCAAAATGCAAAAAGCGATTAGAGATAAATTTAGCTCTTTAAATGCGGATTTAGAGAAGGTTATGCCTTATGATTTGATTAATCCTAAGATGATAACAACAACAATTTTAGAATTTTTTACGGGCGGGCAATTATCGCAATTTATGGACCAGACTAATCCTCTTAGCGAAGTTACACACAAACGCCGTTTGTCCGCACTTGGTGAGGGTGGCTTAGTAAAAGAAAGAGCTGGTTTTGAGGTGCGTGATGTGCATGCAACTCATTATGGTAGAATTTGCCCTGTTGAAACTCCAGAAGGGCAGAATATAGGACTTATCAACACTCTTTCAACTTATGCAAAAGTGAATGAGCTAGGCTTTGTTGAAGCACCTTATAAAAAAGTCGTTAATGGCAAGGTTAGCGATGAAGTGGTTTATCTTACTGCCACTCAAGAAGAGGGTCTATTTATTGCTCCAGCTTCGACAAAAATCGATGCAAAAGGAAATATTGTCGAGGAATTTGTGGAGGCAAGACAAGATGGTGAAACCATCCTTGCAAGAAGAGAAGAGGTTCAATTAATCGACCTTTGCTCTGGTATGGTTGTGGGCGTAGCAGCTTCTTTGATACCTTTCTTAGAGCACGATGACGCAAATAGGGCATTAATGGGTTCAAATATGCAACGCCAAGCTGTGCCACTGCTTACTTCTTCTGCACCTATAGTGGGAACTGGTATGGAAAGAATTATTGCAAGGGACGCGTGGGAGGCTGTTAAGGCTAAGCGTGGGGGAGTGATAGAAAAGGTTGATAATAAAAGCATATTTATTTTAGGTGAAGATGAAAAAGGTCCTTTTATCGACCACTATAGTCTAGAAAAGAATTTAAGAACAAATCAAAATACTAATTATGTTCAACATCCTATCGTTAAAAAGGGTGATGTGGTCGAAGCGGGGCAGGTTATAGCCGATGGTCCTAGTATGGACCAAGGTGAACTTGCTATAGGCAAAAATGCCCTTATCGCTTTTATGCCTTGGAACGGTTACAATTATGAGGATGCCATTGTTGTGAGTGAAAGAATTATCCGTGAGGATACTTTTACAAGTGTGCATATTTATGAAAAAGAAATTGAAGCAAGAGAATTAAAGGACGGCGTTGAGGAAATTACTAAAGATATTCCAAATGTTAAAGAAGATGATGTTGCCCATCTTGATGAAAGCGGTATTGCAAAAATTGGAACTCATATAAAGCCGGGTATGATTTTAGTGGGTAAGGTTTCTCCTAAAGGGGAAGTAAAGCCTACGCCAGAGGAAAGGCTTTTAAGAGCTATTTTTGGAGAAAAAGCTGGGCATGTTGTTAATAAATCTTTATATGCTACTGCTTCCTTAGAGGGTGTGGTTGTTGATGTGAAAATTTTCACTAAAAAAGGTTATGAAAAAGATGATAGAGCCTTAAAGTCTTATGATAAAGAAAAAATGGCTTTAGAAAAAGAGTATCACGACAGACTTTTAATGATGGATAGAGAGGAAATGCTAAGAGTTTATGCTCTTTTAGCTAAGGCACCTTTAAATAGTGAGCAAAAAGTAGGTAGTAAGAGCTATAAAAAGGGGCAAAAAGTTGCTAGGGAGGATTTAGAAAAAGTTAATCGTTTTATCTTAACAAGCCTCATAAAAGCTTATTCTAAAGAGATACAAAAGCAGTATGATGATTTAAAAAATCACTTCCAAGATGAAAAGAAAAAGCTTAAAGCCGAACACGATGAAAAGCTTGAAATTTTAGACAAAGATGATATCTTGTCAAGTGGGGTTGTTAAACTTGTTAAAATTTACATTGCGACAAAAAGAAAACTCAAGGTTGGCGATAAAATGGCGGGACGACACGGAAATAAAGGTATCGTTTCTACCATAGTGCCTGAGGTGGATATGCCTTATCTTCCAAATGGTAAAAGCGTTGATATTGCTTTAAATCCGCTTGGTGTGCCTAGCCGTATGAATATCGGGCAAATTTTAGAGAGCCATTTGGGACTTGTGGGCTTAAAACTAGGTGAGCAAATCCAAGAAATTTTTGATAAAAAGCAAAAAGATTTTGTTAAGACTTTACGCAAGAAAATGCTAGAAATTTGTTCTATCCCGCGTCTTGCAAATGAAAAAGCCTTTGTTGAGGGCTTAAACGATGATGAGCTTTTAAACTATGCAAGAGATTGGAGTAGGGGTGTGAAATTTGCTACTCCTGTTTTTGAGGGGGTTAATATAAAGGAATTTGCCAAACTTTTTGAAATGGCTAAAGTGGATATGGACGGCAAAACAGAACTTTATGACGGACGCACTGGGGAGAAGATTGCTGAGCGTGTGCATGTAGGATGTATGTATATGCTTAAACTTCATCACCTTGTCGATGAAAAAGTGCATGCAAGAAGCACAGGACCTTATAGTCTTGTAACACAACAGCCTGTGGGTGGTAAGGCACTTTTTGGAGGACAGAGATTTGGAGAAATGGAAGTTTGGGCTTTAGAAGCTTATGGAGCTGCACATACTTTGCGTGAAATGCTAACAATAAAATCCGATGATGTTGAAGGGCGTTTTAGTGCCTACAAGGCTTTAACTAAGGGAGAAAATGTCCCAGCCACAGGCATACCTGAAACCTTTTTTGTTTTAACCAACGAGCTTAAATCTTTGGCTTTA includes:
- the rplL gene encoding 50S ribosomal protein L7/L12 yields the protein MAISKEDVLEYISNLSVLELSELVKEFEEKFGVSAAPVMVAGGAVAGGAVAAAEEKTEFDIVLTDSGAKKIEVIKIVRALTGLGLKEAKDAVEQTPSTLKEGVAKADAEEAKKQLEEAGAKVELK
- a CDS encoding glycosyltransferase family 25 protein codes for the protein MKIFIINLKRSLERKKLMQKQIERFFENYPNLKDEISFEFFEAIDAKIKENMEKFTSYFPKFRSLAFCGRGGCGILDTELACFASHLSLWQKCVELNEAVLILEDDFYFEGGGDFAEFLNFLKETPYEFVKVKFRNYGYKHIKDKLYLCEKRFSFGAFAYYIKPSAALKWLDNLKKMYYPIDFYTDMFYIHKVMSYIWVDENFKLKIPENEQSVIGSQVKSPFFFIAKLARPFWKLYWHLRFYVFFLMKSLKS
- a CDS encoding amino acid ABC transporter ATP-binding protein, which produces MSILKIENLVKFYGSHRALNHINLEVKQKEVVVILGPSGCGKSTLLRCINGLEEIASGAIYIDGEKITKDYKHWTKIRQKVGMVFQSYELFEHLSVKENILLGPLKVQKRDKEEVLNEAKIWLEKVGLLHKLEAYPRELSGGQKQRIAIVRSLCMNPMLMLFDEVTAALDPEIVREVLEVMLNLAKEGMTMLIVTHEMGFAKAVADKIVFMDNGEIVEISKPEEFFQSPKTQRAKKFLNLFDFHQ
- the rplK gene encoding 50S ribosomal protein L11, whose translation is MAKKVVGEIKLQIAATKANPSPPVGPALGQQGVNIMEFCKAFNERTKDMAGFNIPVVITVYADKSFTFITKQPPATDLIKKAAGISKGADNPLKNKVGKLTRAQVLDIVDKKLADLNTKDRDQAAKIIAGSARSMGVEIVD
- the secE gene encoding preprotein translocase subunit SecE — protein: MEKLVTYFKLSKAELRKVIFPLKEQVRNAYITVFIVVAVVSLFLALVDWIMSSIVSSIV
- a CDS encoding amino acid ABC transporter permease, encoding MLEILNLNSLTRLGEGLFITLEISFVSIIITSFGGLLLGILMSLKNSYIYVICRFGLEFVRVMPLLVWLFIVYFGFSRWLGLDLSSVAAAIIVFSIWGSFEMMDLVRSSLQSIPKHQYESAAALGLNPLQTYIFIIIPQALRRLTPLSMNLLTRMIKSTTFAYLIGAVELVKVGQQIIEFHNQNDFAPFVIYGLIFMLYFVICYPVSLYASRLEKRWN
- the rplJ gene encoding 50S ribosomal protein L10 → MTRSEKVEVIAKLEEGFKASEAIVVCNYKGLSTKKLEELRNNARENGVEVKIIKNTLANIALNNSGKTGLVLKDTNIYLWGEDQLSVTKVAAKFEENNDLFQIKTAFIDGEVADVAKVKALAKMPSRNELLAMLLQVWNAPITNFTIGLNALKNKKETEN
- the tuf gene encoding elongation factor Tu, translating into MAKEKFSRNKPHVNIGTIGHVDHGKTTLTAAISAVLSRRGLAELKDYDNIDNAPEEKERGITIATSHIEYETENRHYAHVDCPGHADYVKNMITGAAQMDGAILVVSAADGPMPQTREHILLSRQVGVPYIVVFMNKADMVDDAELLELVEMEIRELLSSYDFPGDDTPIVSGSALQALEEAKAGQDGEWSAKILELMKAVDEYIPTPVRDTEKDFLMPIEDVFSISGRGTVVTGRIEKGVVKVGDTIEIVGIKDTQTTTVTGVEMFRKEMDQGEAGDNVGVLLRGTKKEDVLRGMVLAKPKSITPHTDFEAEVYILNKDEGGRHTPFFNNYRPQFYVRTTDVTGSIKLADGVEMVMPGENVRITVSLIAPVALEEGTRFAIREGGKTVGSGVVSKIIK
- the rpoB gene encoding DNA-directed RNA polymerase subunit beta, translating into MLNNKLGNRFRVDFSNISKQIEIPNLLQLQKASFDYFLNLSDTKSESGIEKVFKSIFPIHDPQNRLSLEYVSSEIGKPKYTIRECMERGLTYSVNLKMKIRLTLHEKDEKTGEKVGIKDIKEQEIFIREIPLMTDRVSFIINGVERVVVNQLHRSPGVIFKEEESSTVANKLVYTAQIIPDRGSWLYFEYDAKDVLYVRINKRRKVPITMLFRALGYKKQDIIKLFYPIQTIHVKKDKFLTEFNPNDFVDRVEYDIKDEKGKVVHPAGKRLTKKKIEQLVKDGLKWVEYPLEVLINRYLASPIIDKQSGEVIFDSLTLIDEGKLTKIKEQKSFDIANDLANGVDAAIINSFMQDSETLKLLKQSENLEDENDLAAIRIYKVMRPGEPVVKDAAKAFVNDLFFNPERYDLTKVGRMKMNHKLALDVPEYITVLTNEDIIKTAKYLIKVKNGKGYIDDRDHLGNRRIRSIGELLANELHLGLTKMQKAIRDKFSSLNADLEKVMPYDLINPKMITTTILEFFTGGQLSQFMDQTNPLSEVTHKRRLSALGEGGLVKERAGFEVRDVHATHYGRICPVETPEGQNIGLINTLSTYAKVNELGFVEAPYKKVVNGKVSDEVVYLTATQEEGLFIAPASTKIDAKGNIVEEFVEARQDGETILARREEVQLIDLCSGMVVGVAASLIPFLEHDDANRALMGSNMQRQAVPLLTSSAPIVGTGMERIIARDAWEAVKAKRGGVIEKVDNKSIFILGEDEKGPFIDHYSLEKNLRTNQNTNYVQHPIVKKGDVVEAGQVIADGPSMDQGELAIGKNALIAFMPWNGYNYEDAIVVSERIIREDTFTSVHIYEKEIEARELKDGVEEITKDIPNVKEDDVAHLDESGIAKIGTHIKPGMILVGKVSPKGEVKPTPEERLLRAIFGEKAGHVVNKSLYATASLEGVVVDVKIFTKKGYEKDDRALKSYDKEKMALEKEYHDRLLMMDREEMLRVYALLAKAPLNSEQKVGSKSYKKGQKVAREDLEKVNRFILTSLIKAYSKEIQKQYDDLKNHFQDEKKKLKAEHDEKLEILDKDDILSSGVVKLVKIYIATKRKLKVGDKMAGRHGNKGIVSTIVPEVDMPYLPNGKSVDIALNPLGVPSRMNIGQILESHLGLVGLKLGEQIQEIFDKKQKDFVKTLRKKMLEICSIPRLANEKAFVEGLNDDELLNYARDWSRGVKFATPVFEGVNIKEFAKLFEMAKVDMDGKTELYDGRTGEKIAERVHVGCMYMLKLHHLVDEKVHARSTGPYSLVTQQPVGGKALFGGQRFGEMEVWALEAYGAAHTLREMLTIKSDDVEGRFSAYKALTKGENVPATGIPETFFVLTNELKSLALDVEIFDKDEENE
- the nusG gene encoding transcription termination/antitermination protein NusG — translated: MSEHKWYAIQTYAGSEMAVKKAIENLVKDNKIEERLKEIVVPTEDVIEFKNGKEKISERSLYSGYVFANLDLDTELWHRIQSLPKVGRFIGESKKPTPLSEKDISLILEKAYNKAAPKPKISFEEGENVRITEGPFANFTGIVEEYDMVRGLLKLNVSIFGRSTPVEILYSQVEKVI
- the rplA gene encoding 50S ribosomal protein L1, encoding MAKITKRLKELTKKIDSEKNYVLNEAVDAVKTLASAKFDETVEIALKLNVDPRHADQMVRGSVVLPAGTGKKVRVAVIAKDAKADEAQAAGADIVGSDDLVEEIQKGNMNFDVLIATPNLMGLVGKVGRILGPKGLMPNPKTGTVTMDVAQAVHNAKSGQVNFRVDKQGNIHAGLGKVSFTKEKLLENISTFVKAINKHKPDAAKGRYIKNAALSLTMSPSVKLDVQELLDMK
- the rpmG gene encoding 50S ribosomal protein L33, encoding MRVKVGLKCEECGDINYSTYKNSKNTTEKLELKKYCPRLKKHTLHKEVKLKS